AAAGTACAGGCGTTTTTCCGGCCTCCATCGGAGCCTGATCCAAAAAAGCCGTGTCCGAACTGCCAGGGCATTGGCTACAAAGGCCGCACGGGCATGTTCGAACTGCTGATCGTGGATGACGCGGTGCGCGAAGTGCTGATGAAAAGCCCGAAGCTCGACCTCGTTCGTGCCGCGGCGCGCAAAGGAGGCATGAAGACGTTTCAGGATGAAGGCTTAGTGCTCGTTGTCAAAGGTGTCACATCGATGCCAGAATTGCAGCGGGCCTTGCAAGGGTAATTTTTGGTCGGTTGCCAGTGGTCAGTCGTCGGCGACAAGCACAATGGATCTACAACGGACCACGGACATCTGACGAACAGCAAACCATGTACATCACCATCGCCCTACTCGTCATTTTCTTCATTTGCCTCGGCATGATCTTTAACGAGGGTCTTTGGGGGGCCGCCGTCATGTTCATCAACGTGCTGCTGTCGGCGATGATCGCGACAAACTTTTTTGAACCACTGGCGACGTGGGCGAATTCACAAATGGGCAGCTATACCTACTTAATCGACTTTGTCTCCCTGTGGTTGATTTTTTGCGTGTCGCTGATTGTCTTGCGAATCCTGACCGACACGCTGTCGCGGTATCGAGTGCGGTTCAAAAAGCCTGTCGACATCGGCGGCGGCTTGTTTTTCGCAGCCTGGATTGGCTGGCTGATGATCCAGTTTTCGCTGTTCACCCTGCACACTTCGCCGCTGTCGAGAAATTTCTTTGGTGGCGATTTCCAGCCGGAACCAAATTCTGCAATGTTTTTTGGCCTCGCCCCCGACCGAAATTGGATGGCGTTTATGCACAAGATGGGTGAGGATGGCTCGCTGGGAACCGGAACGCCATTCGACAAGGAAGGAGACTTCATCTTGCGCTATGGTACGCGAAGAAAGACCTTCGAGAAGCAACCGAATCTACGAGTCAATGCGCCGTAGGTTGCGCAAGCCGAGCGGAGCCTAAGTCGAGCATTGCCGAGCACGGCTGGTTTCGCTTGGTTCGCGGCACGAACCGATCACGCGATGTCCACACCTCAGCTTGAAACGTCGAAGAATCGCGCCGCAAGCGACGGGACGATTCAATACCGCGCCGTGAGCGGCTTGGCGATTTTAGCCTTGGCGCTAGGTATTGCCTCGGCTGCGGCAATGGTGGGGCCGGTGCTGTGGCTTGTGCCGCTATTGGCCATCATTACCGCGCTGGTCGCGATGCGGCGGATCAGCGCGTCGGAAGAATTGACCGGCTGGTACATCGCCTTGCTCGGCTTGCTGCTGGCGATTCTGTTTGGCGTCGCTGCGCCAGCCCGCACCCTCAGCCGGCAATATTGGCTGGCCTGCCGGGCCGAGGCGTTTAGCGGCAAGTTCCTCGAATTCTTGCAGCACGATAAACCCTATGCTGCGCATCAGCTCCGCGAGCGATCGGGAGTTCGCAAGCCGCTGAACGAGGCACTGCCCGAGGCGTACAACAACGACCCCGAATCGCAAAAGAGCTTCGCGAAGTTCGTGGCGGAAGAGCCCATGAAATCGCTGCTGGAAGCCGGCCAGAAATCGGTCATCATGCGAACTTCAACCGAATCGCTTGGGCGGGACGATCAACACGATCTGTGCGTTGTTCACTACCAAATCACCGCGCCAGGTCGCAAGCCGATATCGGTGATGATCGCTGTCAAACGCAGCCTCGAATATTCGACCGGGCGCGAAACTTGGCAGATCGAGAACGTGGCCGTGGAATAATCTATCGCGGCTTGCTCGGCAGTGGATTGGCCGACCGCATCATAAATTGCTCGACGGGCAGCGAGAATTGCGGCGACCACCCCAGCGGCAGCGTCACTCCAGTAACCCAACGGGCATCGTCCGAAGCAAGAAACGCCACTGCGCCCGAGATGTCGTGCGGCACGCCAACGCCCAGAAGATGAATCGCTTCGAGCTGCGCATGCACTTCCTTGGTGAGGTGCTCCATGTGCTTGAGTGTCATTGGGGTGGCAACCAAGGCAGGCGCGATCACCGTGACGCGAATCTTTCGCGGTGCAAGTTCGCAGGCGAGCGATTGCGTCAAGCCAATCAAGCCTGCCTTCGCAGCGCTATAAATCGAAAAGCTAGAACAACCGCCGATGCCTAGCGCCGATGCCACGTTGACAATCGCGCCGCCGCTAGCAGGAAAATGTGGCAACACGGCGCGACTCACGCGAATCGCGCCGTGCAAGTTGACGTCGAGTAGCCCCTGCCACTCGTCGTCGGTGAATTTCTCGAAGGGTTTAGCATATTCGACGCCAGAGTTATTCACCAATACATCAATTCGGCCGAACCGCTCGATGGTCCGATCGACCGCCTGGGCGACTTCGTCCGCCCTTGTAATGTCGCATTTCGTCCACAGCGATTGACAGTGTAGGCGTCCCAAGCGTTTGTTGATCCGCTTGCCCTCGTGACGCGACAACATCGCAATCGCAGCCCCTTCGCTCGCCAGCCGCTCGGCGATTGCGCCGCCAATACCCCGATCGCTGGCACCGGTAATGAGGACGATTTTGCCGCTAAATCGCGACGACACAGGATTGGACGCAATCTCGGATTTCTGCGCAATCTCGCTCAGATCGGT
This genomic interval from Pirellulales bacterium contains the following:
- a CDS encoding SDR family oxidoreductase encodes the protein MITDLSEIAQKSEIASNPVSSRFSGKIVLITGASDRGIGGAIAERLASEGAAIAMLSRHEGKRINKRLGRLHCQSLWTKCDITRADEVAQAVDRTIERFGRIDVLVNNSGVEYAKPFEKFTDDEWQGLLDVNLHGAIRVSRAVLPHFPASGGAIVNVASALGIGGCSSFSIYSAAKAGLIGLTQSLACELAPRKIRVTVIAPALVATPMTLKHMEHLTKEVHAQLEAIHLLGVGVPHDISGAVAFLASDDARWVTGVTLPLGWSPQFSLPVEQFMMRSANPLPSKPR
- a CDS encoding CvpA family protein translates to MYITIALLVIFFICLGMIFNEGLWGAAVMFINVLLSAMIATNFFEPLATWANSQMGSYTYLIDFVSLWLIFCVSLIVLRILTDTLSRYRVRFKKPVDIGGGLFFAAWIGWLMIQFSLFTLHTSPLSRNFFGGDFQPEPNSAMFFGLAPDRNWMAFMHKMGEDGSLGTGTPFDKEGDFILRYGTRRKTFEKQPNLRVNAP
- a CDS encoding DUF4190 domain-containing protein, whose protein sequence is MSTPQLETSKNRAASDGTIQYRAVSGLAILALALGIASAAAMVGPVLWLVPLLAIITALVAMRRISASEELTGWYIALLGLLLAILFGVAAPARTLSRQYWLACRAEAFSGKFLEFLQHDKPYAAHQLRERSGVRKPLNEALPEAYNNDPESQKSFAKFVAEEPMKSLLEAGQKSVIMRTSTESLGRDDQHDLCVVHYQITAPGRKPISVMIAVKRSLEYSTGRETWQIENVAVE